Below is a genomic region from Culicoides brevitarsis isolate CSIRO-B50_1 chromosome 2, AGI_CSIRO_Cbre_v1, whole genome shotgun sequence.
atttctcaaatgtagtgacaaaaaattgtaaaaaatattaatggtgATTATATATTGGATaaaaaccagaaaaaaaaatatttacagataaatagaaattagaattaaacaaaaaaaaatggaatgaggaagaaaaaagtagatgaaaaaatataaatatatatttaaaacatttaaataatttttttcatgttttgaaattgatgaaaaaggcatcaaatttttatttttttacgattttggcttaaaaaattattaaaatatttggttttaattgaatttttatgcttAAAGTAAGTATgaagaacacaaaaataagaaaaaaattaagataagaaAGTTcgaacgctgataaatttaacaaggcactttttgaccaattttaagcctaaaattgaataaatattcattctaaagatgatttctgtgcatattgggtcgatatttgacgaaacaaaaaaatcagcgtttggaagtaaaaacgctgattttttttgcaagtcattttttgatcacttttaagcctaaaattgaataaatattcattctaaagatgatttttgttcatattgggtcgatatttgacgaaacaaaaaaatcagcgtttggaagtaaaaacgctgattttttttgcaagtcattttttgatcacttttaagcctaaaattgaataaatattcattctaaagatgatttctgtgcatattgggtcgataattgacgtaacaaaaaaatcagagtttggaagtaaaaactctgattttttttgcaagtcattttttgatcacttttaagcctaaaattgaataaatattcattctaaagatgatttttgttcatattgggtcgatatttgacgaaacaaaaaaatcagcgtttggaagtaaaaacgctgattttttttgcaagtcattttttgatcacttttaagcctaaaattgaataaatattcattctaaagatgatttttgtgcatattgggtcgatatttgacgaaacaaaaaaatcagcgtttggaagtaaaaacgctgattttttttgcaagtcattttttgatcacttttaagcctaaaattgaataaatattcattctaaagatgatttttgttcatattgggtcgatatttgacgaaacaaaaaaatcagcgtttggaagtaaaaacgctgattttttttgcaagtcattttttgatcacttttaagcctaaaattgaataaatattcattctaaagatgatttttgttcatattgggtcgatatttgacgaaacaaaaaaatcagcgtttggaagtaaaaacgctgattttttttgcaagtcattttttgatcacttttaagcctaaaattgaataaatattcattctaaagatgatttctgtgcatattgggtcgatatttgacgacagcgtttggaagtaaaaacgaacaaaaaaatcagcgtttggaagtaaaaacgctgattttttttgcaagtcattttttgatcacttttaagcctaaaattgaataaatattcattctaaagatgatttttgttcatattgggtcgatatttgacgaaacaaaaaaaatcagcgtttggaagtaaaaacgctgattttttttgcaagtcattttttgatcacttttaagcctaaaattgaataaatattcattctaaagatgatttttgttcatattgggtcgatatttgacgaaacaaaaaaattttggaagtaaaaacgctgattttttttgcaagtcattttttgatcacttttaagcctaaaattgaataaatattcattctaaagatgatttctgtgcatattgggtcgatatttgacgaaacaaaaaaatcagcgtttggaagtaaaaacgctgattttttttgcaagtcattttttgatcacttttaagcctaaaattgaataaatattcattctaaagatgatttctgtgcatattgggtcgatatttgacgaaacaaaaaaatcagcgtttggaagtaaaaacgctgattttttttgcaagtcattttttgatcacttttaagcctaaaattgaataaatattcattctaaagatgatttttgttcatattgggtcgatatttgacgaaacaaaaaaatcagcgtttggaagtaaaaacgctgattttttttgcaagtcattttttgatcacttttaagcctaaaattgaataaatattcattctaaagatgatttttgttcatattgggtcgatatttgacgaaacaaaaaaatcagcgtttggaagtaaaaacgctgattttttttgcaagtcattttttgatcacttttaagcctaaaattgaataaatattcattctaaagatgatttttgttcatattgggtcgatatttgacgaaacaaaaaaatcagcgtttggaagtaaaaacgctgatttttttgcaagtcattttttgatcacttttaagcctaaaattgaataaatattcattctaaagatgatttctgtgcatattgggtcgatatttgacgaaacaaaaaaatcagcgtttggaagtaaaaacgctgattttttttgcaagtcattttttgatcacttttaagcctaaaattgaataaatattcattctaaagatgatttttgttcatattgggtcgatatttgacgaaacaaaaaaatcagcgtttggaagtaaaaacgctgattttttttgcaagtcattttttgatcacttttaagcctaaaattgaataaatattcattctaaagatgatttctgtgcatattgggtcgatatttgacgaaacaaaaaaatcagcgtttggaagtaaaaacgctgattttttttgcaagtcattttttgatcacttttaagcctaaaattgaataaatattcattctaaagatgatttctgtgcatattgggtcgatatttgacgaaacaaaaaaatcagcgtttggaagtaaaaacgctgattttttttgcaagtcattttttgatcacttttaagcctaaaattgaataaatattcattctaaagatgatttttgtgcatattgggtcgatatttgacaaaacaaaaaaatcagcgtttggaagtaaaaacgctgattttttttgcaagtcattttttgatcacttttaagcctaaaattgaataaatattcattctaaagatgatttttgttcatattgggtcgatatttgacgaaacaaaaaaatcagcgtttggaagtaaaaacgctgattttttttgcaagtcattttttgatcacttttaagcctaaaatttaataaatattcattctaaagttgatttttgttcatattgggtcgatatttgacgaaacaaaaaaatcagagtttggaagtaaaaactctgatttttttgcaagtcattttttgatcacttttaagcctaaattgaataaatattcattataaagatgatttttgttcatattgagtcgatatttgacgaaacaaaaaaatcagcgtttggaagtaaaaacgctgatttttttgcaagtcattttttgatcacttttaagcctaaaattgaataaatattcattctaaagatgatttttgttcatattgggtcgatatttgacaaaacaaaaaaatcagcgtttggaagtaaaaacgctgatttttttgcaagtcattttttgatcacttttaagcctaaaattgaataaatattcattctaaagatgatttttgttcatattgggtcgatatttgacgaaacaaaaaaatcagcgtttggaagtaaaaacgctgatttttttgcaagtcattttttgatcacttttaagcctaaaattgaataaatattcattctaaagatgatttttgtgcatattgggtcgatatttgacaaaacaaaaaaatcagcgtttggaagtaaaaacgctgatttttttgcaagtcattttttgatcacttttaagcctaaaattgaataaatattcattctaaagatgatttttgtgcatattgggtcgatatttgacgaaaagcaaaaaaatcagcgtttggaacgtaaaaaaaaatcagctgattttttttgcaagtcattttttgatcatttttaagcctaaaattgaataaatattcattctaaagatgatttttgttcatattgggttgatatttgacgaaacaaaaaaatcagcgattggaagtaaaaacgctgatttttttgcaagtcatttgttgatcacttttaagcctaaaattgaataaatattcattctaaagatgatttttgttcatattgggtcgatatttgacaaaacaaaaaaatcagcgtttggaagtaaaaacgctgatttttttacatgtcattttttgatcaattttaagcctaaaattgaataaatattcattctaaagatgatttttgttcatattgggtcgatttgacaaaaataaaaaaaaatcagcgtttggaagtttggaaaaatgattttttttgcaagtcattttttgatcacttttaagcctaaaattgaataaatattcattctagaGATGATTtatgttcatattgggtcgatatttgacgaaacaaaaaaatcagcgtttggacgctgatttttttgcaagtcattttttgatcacttttaagcctaaaattgaataaatattcattctaaagatgatttttgttcatattgggtcgatatttgacgaaacaaaaaaatcagcgtttggaagtaaaaacgctgatttttttacatgtcattttttgatcacttctaagcctaaaattgaataaatattcattctaaagatgatttttgttcatattgggtcgatatttgacgaaacaaaaaaatcagcgtttggaagtaaaaacgctgatttttttacatgtcattttttgaccagttttaagcctaaaatttaataaatattcattctaaagatgatttttgtgcatattgggtcgatatttgacgtaaaaaaaaatcagagtttggaggttcaaactctgattttttttgcaagtcattttttgatcacttttaagcctaaaattgaataaatattcattctaaagttcatttatgtttggaagtaaaaacgctgatttttttacatgtcattttttgaccagttttaagcctaaaattgaataaatattcattctaaagatgatttctgtgcatattgggtcgatatttgacgtaacaaaaaaatcagagtttggagctTCAAactttgaatacaaaaaaaaaaaaataatttaattaaattaaataatttaaaattaattgaataaaattaaatttttcaactttttcaataatttaaacaatcaattaataaaaattaattttaaaaaatattttattttatttttctattttagaaattcaacaaaaatatttttaaaagcttaaaaaatttttaattaaaaaaaataaaattttaatttaatttttaattattaaatttaattcaaaattaaaaaatacaaaaaaatcagggtcgtttggaagtaaaaacgctgatttttttgcaagtcattttttgatcactaattgaattttcacaaagaaattttcttacaaaattttatacaaaaaaaatgaataattaaatattttgaaaattttcactaaaaactttaaaagaaaaaaatattaattcgagtcaagaaaagtttattattgcttttattttgttataatcgttaaaattgacttaaatagGAATGTTTCGAAGTAAAATTCGAATAATTATTCGgaagactttaaaattttcttctgttcAGATCTTCTAATCCACTCATTGGTCGTATAAAGTGAATAACAAATCGCCAACAGCTTCACGTAAAACCAAACTCCGCTCAAATACGTTTTTCTAAAGAACTCGTATCCAACATCAGTTCCCGCAAAGAAgataaaattcgataaaatcgCTGGAATCATGACATTAGTCGCAATCAGCGCATTAAATCTCAACAAATTATTCCCGCTcatgaatttttccattttttctttatacttTTTCGACTCCATAAAACTGTACATCAAATTTTCGACAACGACACAGCAATAATTCAGCAAGGACCAGATGAAAATCGACTTGTACAGCCCGTGCCAGAGATAAATAAACGCAAAAGTCACCAAActcgataaaaatttccttattaACGGCGCTTTTTTGGGACAGAGTTGCGCATAGATGTATTTGAAGAGGAATTCGTACAATCCGTGGTCGAAATGTTTCCACATATCGGTGTAACGATTGATCCGGGCGATGCATTTGGGCCGATTTGGCATCGAAATGTTGTCAAATTCACCCAACGCGATGCCAAATCCGTAAAAAATGACATATTTGTGATGGAAAAACTGCCCCATGAGATATCCGTAGCCGTAAAGTCCGaaagttgttaatttttcgaagattTGTTTGTGATAAAACTGGAAATTGTTGATGTACAGGTAATGTAAGGCAAATTGTGTGATGAGGAAGACTGTTAAACATcgtaaaaggttaaaaattaaaaattttgtgcgaGAAAATGTTCCTGAGGAAATTTTTCCCGCGCTTTCTTTCAGCAACATCTCCCGATGACGCCCAAAAACGCAAATTGGGCCCATAAAAATCGTTGGCGGGTAAAAAATGTACCCGAGATAGTCTTTTAAGCcgtaaaataaagatttttcgcCATCCTCGATCTTGTCCATGGCGAAACTGACACATTTGAGCGTTTGCCAGCCCAGCGCGACATAAAGCATGTAGACTTTTTGCTCGTCAACCTCGAAAGTGTAGTAAAACATGTCCTCAACGGCATTTATATTCATCAAAAGCATCCAAAAACCGACGGAAAtccaaattaaatactttttcttGTACCGGATcgtccaaaaaaataacaaggcTTTGACTAAAAAGATGCAGGTTCCAACAGATCCgatttggaaataaaaaaataccgaTCCGAAGAGGAAGGAGAACCAACTGAATTGCTAAAATCcatgaaaaaaggtaaaatttaattttttttaatacttaaaaatacaaaaatttaccttaatTCTTGAGATTCGATGAATTTCTGAAGAAATCACGTAGAAAAAGTACCATTGGATCGTTTCTCGCACAAACAAGCTCCAAGTTTCCCATTCGTAGTCGTTGTTGTCGCGTTTTCTGCCGAGAAAATTCCATCCTTGGTCGAAATAAGTGTAGCCCGGTATTTCGGAATTGCACACCAATGACACatttttgatgctttttaGCAATACGACGATGTAAAAGGTGAGAAAAGCAAAAGATTCTATTTTTGGTAAGTATTGTGAActcattttaaatgaaaaaatgttttaatttttcttaagacATGATTTGTGAagtcattttattgtttgtttacatttgGGGAGTAGGGTGACCAACTTGTCACATAGCAACAGGTggttttgtaagaatttaaaaaaaaatgctaaataaaattaaaattctattttgaaATCAGTTTCagtctgaaaaataaaatataaaatagaataatgaaattaaattaaatattttaatttttttaattttctatttaggcgaataatttcaatattttcattttttgtcccatgaggatttttaCGAGGGGGGggggaataaaaatatttttttgaattttttgtttgtaatttttaacgtttttagacgttaaacgatgattcttaacatttatttaattttttagcaaaatttgagGTAAagaatcaaacaaaattttaaaaatttgttcgaaaaaagaaaatttggtcacgtgactttcaaaaaaaattgctttttcgacatttcaatagaaaatgtcttcaaattaatgaatttcaacatttcgtgaaaaatttttttgttcgaaaattttaatatgaacattaattttttattcatttttcaatatttccaaaatttatcacgattttaattcaaaaaatcgtgaaaaattttatttgaattgcaaaatttttcacgattttaagtcagcatgaggaagaatcgttaaaaattttatttgttcgaaaattgagaaaatatgaatggaaatcatcttcagaatgactttttattcagtttcaagcttaaaattgctcaaaaattgacttgcaaaatttttcacgattttaattcagcataagagtctttgaaacaaattttgagacaccctattaaaaattaaatttttaaaaatttgtgacatcgtaattcaatttaatccatttcaaattaaatatttaaataaattacttcatattttatttttatttctgtaacttttctttattaaagttcttgataaacattttacaataaatttttcttttttttttactttcatcataaaaagtacaattttttcgttagaTATAATTCAGCTTCAAACATAAAAagcaacattattttttttatctcttgtgaatacaaaaatatttagaaaattttttcatgcaaaaaaaaaatattatttttaaggaagagttttagttaaaattttgttgaacaaaTGCAAGCAATTCTGGATCGCTATTGGCCGCTTCTTGgaatttggcgggaaaatcTTGAGCAACTTGACGCAAGAATGATGTGATGATGTCGCGAGTttctaaaaaggtaaaaaaaaattaattagcaaaaaaaataaatttttaatgagaaaatattttaccatCTTCGCTATATTGCTTTTTAGCGAGCGCCGTTAAACCAATAACCGAAATTTTATCCATGAGAGGCAACAGGGCGTCATTTCCTTGTTGGTAGACTAATGCAAAAGCTTTGAAAATGGCTTGATTTTCATCGAAATCTTCACGTAGCGGAAGGTATTGGATGAAACTTGGTAAGacctttaatgaaaaaaaaaaaatttttttgttattgttttttttaaattaaaaaaaataaattttaaattaaaattttcacaataaaaaaaaaatatttaaaaaaaaatattttaatttaaaaaaaataataaaattaaatttaaaaaaaaaataataaaattatattttgaaaaaaataataaaattaaattaaatttaaaaaaaataaataaaaattaaaaaatataaaaaaaaaattaaaaaaaatattttaaaaaaaataaaaaaaaaatattttaatttttttaaaaaataataaaattgaattttcaaaaaaaataaataaaaataaaattttgaaataaaaaaaattaaaaaggcaaaaaataaaaataatttaaaaaatttgaaaaaaaattaaattaaaaatttaatacgaaaaataaaaaaaaataaattaaaaaaattaaaaaaaaaatatattaaaaaataataaaattaaaaaaaaattgaatttttaattaaaaaaaaataaaataaataaaaatctaaataaaaaattattaaaaactcacGTCATTCAATGGTACCAAGGAACTATTCGCCAAAATAAGTCTCGCTAATGCTCCACAAATATTATCTAACGTTCCAGCGTGCGACTCATTCGACACACCTTGCGACAATGCCGCCAAAATTTGTGGGAAATACTTGTGAGCAATTTCTCCTGCATACAAAACCATCTCTCCAAGTCCAAAAATCGTGTTATTACGCACCTCATCGTTCCGATCATTAACGCACGACAAGAAAATGGGCAGCAACGTGTCAAACCACTGCGACGACTGATCCTTCAACGCTTCAAAACACTCCGAAAGCACTCCAATGGCAAATGCGCGTTGCGAATCTGTCGTTTCATCCTTATGCttcgttttttcaattttatgaatgaaaaagggAAATATTTGACTgaaataatgtgaaaattcCGCCGGATTCAGCGCCAACCCAAATCGTGGCAAAATATCTCCCGCTTGTTCGATAATGGCTTCATCATATTCCGATTCCTCCGCGTCTTCATTTTGACCTGCTTCTTGTTCCTCGTATTGACAGGCGACTTTTCCGTTCAAAACATCCGTAATACATCCGAAAATCGCCTCTTTTTGACCATCAGCTGTGATTCCCGCGCCTTTGAGATTTCTCAGGATCTCATTAAACGCATCCAAGGCCGCAATAACAACGAGCCTTTCTTCATCGGTACGGATGAGTTCACTTAATTTCGGGATGAGGATCAACAAAGCACGTTGCGAACCCTCGATATCGCCCAATTTGAAGAGAGAAATGACAAATTGCTTCAAGGCTTCGACCGAAACTCGTCGAATGTCTTCATTTGGGAAATTGATGCACTTGTAAATCT
It encodes:
- the LOC134830630 gene encoding protein-cysteine N-palmitoyltransferase Rasp-like; protein product: MSSQYLPKIESFAFLTFYIVVLLKSIKNVSLVCNSEIPGYTYFDQGWNFLGRKRDNNDYEWETWSLFVRETIQWYFFYVISSEIHRISRIKQFSWFSFLFGSVFFYFQIGSVGTCIFLVKALLFFWTIRYKKKYLIWISVGFWMLLMNINAVEDMFYYTFEVDEQKVYMLYVALGWQTLKCVSFAMDKIEDGEKSLFYGLKDYLGYIFYPPTIFMGPICVFGRHREMLLKESAGKISSGTFSRTKFLIFNLLRCLTVFLITQFALHYLYINNFQFYHKQIFEKLTTFGLYGYGYLMGQFFHHKYVIFYGFGIALGEFDNISMPNRPKCIARINRYTDMWKHFDHGLYEFLFKYIYAQLCPKKAPLIRKFLSSLVTFAFIYLWHGLYKSIFIWSLLNYCCVVVENLMYSFMESKKYKEKMEKFMSGNNLLRFNALIATNVMIPAILSNFIFFAGTDVGYEFFRKTYLSGVWFYVKLLAICYSLYTTNEWIRRSEQKKILKSSE